The following coding sequences lie in one Aythya fuligula isolate bAytFul2 chromosome 17, bAytFul2.pri, whole genome shotgun sequence genomic window:
- the SLC5A1 gene encoding sodium/glucose cotransporter 1: METTIKINNAADISVIVVYFLVVLAVGLWAMFSTNRGTVGGFFLAGRNMVWWPIGASLFASNIGSGHFVGIAGTAAAGGIAIGGYEWNALIFVVVLGWLFVPIYIKAGVVTMPEYLRKRFGGKRIQVYLSVLSLIVYIFTKISADIFSGAIFIQLAIGLNLYVAIIILLAITALYTITGGLAAVIYTDTLQTFIMVVGSFVLMGFAFKEVGGYDAFMQKYMQAIPSNVSYNGTTINQDCYTPRPDAFHIFRDPVNGDLPWPGLIFGLSILALWYWCTDQVIVQRCLSGKNMSHVKAGCIMCGYLKLLPMFIIVMPGMISRILYTDVVACVVPEICEKACGTAVGCTNIAYPKMVVELMPNGLRGLMLSVMLASLMSSLTSIFNSASTLFTMDIYTKIRKRPSEKELMLAGRAFMLLLIGISIAWVPVVQSAQSGQLFDYIQSVTSYLGPPIAAVFLLGIFCKRVNEQGAFWGLIFGLLVGLSRMIAEFAYGTGSCVAPSNCPFIICDIHYLYFAIILFGVSAIVILGVSFMTKPIPDVHLYRLCWSLRNSKEERIDLDADDKEDIPDEKDDESVSEAGEEPGCLKKAYNWFCGLDQQKGPKLSKEEEEALKQKLTDTTEVPLWRNVVNINGIILLTVAVFCHAFFA; this comes from the exons GACGGAACATGGTTTGGTGGCCG attGGTGCCTCTCTGTTTGCCAGTAACATTGGCAGTGGACATTTTGTGGGCAtagcaggaacagcagcagctggaggaattGCCATCGGAGGATATGAATGGAAT GCTCTGATATTTGTGGTTGTTCTAGGATGGCTGTTTGTACCCATCTACATCAAAGCTGGG GTGGTGACAATGCCAGAGTATCTGAGGAAGCGTTTTGGTGGGAAACGGATTCAGGTCTACCTATCAGTCCTTTCACTGATCGTGTATATTTTCACAAAGATCTCA gCAGACATATTCTCTGGAGCTATATTTATACAGCTGGCCATAGGACTGAATCTTTACGTGGCCATTATTATCCTGCTTGCTATTACTGCTCTTTATACCATCACAG GTGGCCTTGCAGCTGTGATTTACACAGATACCTTGCAAACGTTTATCATGGTTGTGGGATCTTTTGTTCTTATGGGATTTG caTTTAAAGAAGTAGGAGGGTATGATGCTTTTATGCAGAAGTATATGCAGGCAATTCCATCCAATGTCTCCTATAACGGCACTACGATTAATCAAGATTGCTACACACCTCGGCCGGATGCCTTTCACATCTTCCGAGATCCTGTCAATGGAGATCTGCCATGGCCAGGACTGATCTTCGGTTTGAGCATCCTTGCTCTGTGGTACTGGTGCACAGATCAG GTTATTGTCCAAAGATGTCTCTCTGGCAAGAACATGTCCCATGTGAAGGCTGGATGTATCATGTGTGGATACCTGAAACTCTTACCCATGTTTATCATAGTGATGCCTGGAATGATCAGCCGAATTTTGTATACAG aTGTGGTGGCTTGTGTTGTTCCTGAAATCTGCGAGAAGGCCTGTGGCACTGCAGTTGGCTGTACCAATATTGCTTATCCAAAAATGGTAGTAGAACTTATGCCAAATG GTCTACGAGGTCTGATGTTGTCAGTCATGTTGGCCTCCCTTATGAGCTCCTTGACTTCCATTTTTAACAGTGCTAGTACATTGTTCACTATGGATATCTACACCAAAATTCGAAAACGGCCATCAGAGAAAGAGCTTATGTTAGCTGGAAG GGCATTTATGTTACTTTTAATTGGCATCAGCATTGCCTGGGTTCCTGTGGTACAGTCAGCTCAAAGTGGGCAGCTCTTTGATTATATTCAGTCAGTTACTAGCTATCTGGGACCTCCCATTGCTGCTGTCTTCCTGCTTGGCATCTTCTGCAAGCGGGTCAATGAGCAG GGTGCCTTCTGGGGCCTGATATTTGGGCTGCTAGTTGGACTCAGCAGAATGATTGCAGAGTTTGCCTACGGAACTGGCAGCTGCGTGGCACCTTCCAACTGCCCATTCATCATCTGTGACATTCATTACCTTTACTTCGCAATAATTCTTTTTGGAGTTTCTGCCATCGTTATCCTGGGAGTCTCCTTCATGACTAAGCCCATTCCTGATGTACAT CTTTACCGCTTGTGCTGGTCTTTGCGGAACAGCAAAGAGGAACGTATTGATCTTGATGCAGATGACAAGGAAGACATACCTGATGAAAAAGATGACGAGTCAG TTTCAGAGGCAGGTGAAGAACCAGGATGCTTAAAGAAAGCTTACAACTGGTTCTGTGGCTTAGACCAACAAAAAGGACCCAAACTcagcaaggaggaagaggaagcatTGAAGCAGAAACTGACTGACACAACAGAAGTGCCACTTTGGAGAAATGTTGTGAATATCAATGGCATCATCCTATTGACTGTGGCTGTATTTTGCCATGCCTTTTTTGCATAA